One Candidatus Dependentiae bacterium genomic window, ATCGATTCACTTGGTCGCAATGTAACACAAACCACACTCAAAGAAGCTCTTTGTGGTAACACCATACAAACCACGTTAGATATTGATTTACAACAACTGTGTGAGAATGTATTTCCTGCTGATGTATGTGGTACCTGCATTATTATGGACCCGACCGATGGCGCATTACTTGCCGTATTGTCTCGTCCTAATTTTGATCCAACTATTTTTTTAGAAAAAATACGTGATGATGTATGGCAAGAATTACAAAAAAACAATCCTTTTTTAAATCGCGCATTTAACGCTATGTACCCTCCCGGCTCCATATTTAAACTCATTACCATAACTGCAGCACTTGAAGAACATTTAATAGAACAAGACGCCACCTTTAACTGTAAGGGCTTCTATACGTTTGGTGATCATACGCACTGGTGTAATCGTAAATCAGGCCACGGTAAATTAACACTTAATCAAGCTTTAGCACAATCATGTAACCCGCCACTGTATTACATTGGCGCTCATATGGATATTGATACATTGGCAAGCTATGCGTATAAATTCGGCTTAGGCAAAAAGACAAATACTATGTTCCCTGAGCAAACAGGCATTGTCCCAAATAAAAGTTGGAAACAAGAAAAAAAAGGAGAACGATGGTGGCCTGGTGAAACCTTGTCGGTCGCAATTGGCCAAAGCTTTTTATTGGCAACACCTATCCAAATCGCACGTATGATCTCTGCCATTTACACGGGTTATTTAGTAAATACACGCATTCTGTTTAATCAACCTATAGAAAAGCAATTACTTGATATCAATCAAGACACACGTAAATTCCTAAAAAAATCAATGCGACGAGTAGTTACTAGTGGTACAGGTAAACGATTAAAATATCTAAAAGATATCAAAGTCTATGCAAAAACGAGTACTGCTCAAACAAGTGCTCTAGAAAAACGTAATTTATCCGCTGATTATTGGGAACACGGTTGGTTTGCAGGCAACATTGTGTATAAAGACCATGCACCACTAACCATAGTGATATTGGTAGAACGTGCCGGTTCAGCTTCAGTATCAACCGAAATTGCCAAGGAGTTCTTAATTAGATATAAAAAGCTAATGGATGGAAAAGTTTAAATATAATCTATATAAAAAAAGGGACCCCCAAGGGCCCCTTAAATTTTGAATACAGCATCATTTACGCACGATCAGCTTGTGCAACTTTTTTTGCCAAGCGACTCATTTTGCGAGCTGCGGTACCGGCATGGATTAAGCCTTTGCTTTTTGCACGGCTTAATTGGGCACTCACGTCTTTCAATAATTCTTTTGCTTGTGCAACATCTTGTTCTTCAAGCGCTACTAATACTTTTTTAGTTGCTGTTTTGATTGCAGATTTGCGTGCAAGATTACGTACTGATTTTTTTTCTGTTTGTTTTACGCGTTTTTTTGCAGATTTAATATTTGGCATCGATGCCCCTTTAGATTACCCGGAATTAAATAACTTTTTGAACTTTACCAGCTTTTACACACTTAGTACAAACTTTACCACGGTGCACGGTGTTCTTGCTACTGCCAACTAGGGTAAAACGCATAGCGTGAACATTCGGATATACCCATTTTTTTGTACGGTTATTTGCATTACTAACATTCATGCCAACGCTTGGACCTTTGTTGCATACTGCACAAATTCTTGCCATGAGACAAACCTCTTGAGCTTTAAGTGATTTTTTAGATACCTGCCCCATGGGCAGTATAAGCTGATTAGTTACCTATTTATAGAATCTCACTATACCAAAAGTTCATAATTTTTCAACTAAAAACCCGCCATTTTCAACTCTTTTATCAATCCTTGATAAACTACCGGGGCGCCTGCAATACACGAAGTATAGTTGGGGGTAACATTCTTACCTGTAATGTCTGTTACCTG contains:
- the rpmB gene encoding 50S ribosomal protein L28 translates to MARICAVCNKGPSVGMNVSNANNRTKKWVYPNVHAMRFTLVGSSKNTVHRGKVCTKCVKAGKVQKVI
- a CDS encoding penicillin-binding transpeptidase domain-containing protein, translating into MNLRSQHTLNYKIYIIAYITYCIIGIMVLRLMYLQISLTERFTTRSQKNFLQIKTIQSPRGNIIDRYGRLLATNRPLTNLLWQGTGQYRLLPEQYDMLEKISAIVNKPITHDEELIKKITHAERHRKQTLIATDLSLEQLSQIAEQFSSTSNITISTHFKRHYPHHAFASHLLGYLGTMGIDQYGKTGLEKLFEDTLKGEHGTEVNVIDSLGRNVTQTTLKEALCGNTIQTTLDIDLQQLCENVFPADVCGTCIIMDPTDGALLAVLSRPNFDPTIFLEKIRDDVWQELQKNNPFLNRAFNAMYPPGSIFKLITITAALEEHLIEQDATFNCKGFYTFGDHTHWCNRKSGHGKLTLNQALAQSCNPPLYYIGAHMDIDTLASYAYKFGLGKKTNTMFPEQTGIVPNKSWKQEKKGERWWPGETLSVAIGQSFLLATPIQIARMISAIYTGYLVNTRILFNQPIEKQLLDINQDTRKFLKKSMRRVVTSGTGKRLKYLKDIKVYAKTSTAQTSALEKRNLSADYWEHGWFAGNIVYKDHAPLTIVILVERAGSASVSTEIAKEFLIRYKKLMDGKV
- the rpsT gene encoding 30S ribosomal protein S20, whose protein sequence is MPNIKSAKKRVKQTEKKSVRNLARKSAIKTATKKVLVALEEQDVAQAKELLKDVSAQLSRAKSKGLIHAGTAARKMSRLAKKVAQADRA